In Vibrio echinoideorum, the following proteins share a genomic window:
- a CDS encoding LysE family translocator yields MSLEGAITFFIAMFIFGITPGPGVFAILARGMVNGWRKCITLSLGMICSDLIYLALACFGLATIAENWSFAFEVIRYVGAAYLIYLGYKMFKSLPEVQGSAELAAKQSQKSELASFAQGFLISASNPKVILFYISFLPTFIDLTVLRSQDIVLVSVLAAVALMSGLMLIAMGAGRMASLLKTPRAHKRLNQSAGGIMIAAGSYLAINR; encoded by the coding sequence ATGTCATTAGAAGGTGCGATTACATTCTTTATTGCCATGTTTATATTTGGTATTACTCCAGGGCCTGGCGTGTTTGCCATTTTAGCTCGTGGCATGGTTAACGGTTGGCGAAAGTGCATCACTCTCTCGTTAGGGATGATATGCAGTGATCTTATCTATCTTGCGCTTGCCTGTTTTGGTCTCGCGACGATTGCTGAGAACTGGTCGTTTGCTTTTGAGGTAATTCGCTACGTTGGTGCAGCTTATTTGATTTACTTAGGCTACAAGATGTTTAAGAGCCTACCGGAAGTGCAAGGCTCAGCTGAGCTCGCTGCCAAACAAAGTCAGAAGTCGGAACTCGCCAGTTTCGCGCAAGGCTTTTTGATCTCAGCATCAAACCCTAAAGTGATTCTCTTTTATATTTCATTTTTGCCGACGTTCATTGACCTGACTGTTTTGCGCTCACAAGACATCGTCTTGGTTTCTGTTCTGGCGGCTGTTGCGCTGATGTCTGGTTTAATGCTAATTGCAATGGGCGCGGGCAGAATGGCCAGTTTACTTAAAACGCCACGCGCACATAAAAGGTTAAATCAAAGTGCAGGTGGAATAATGATTGCTGCTGGCTCATATTTGGCGATAAATCGATAA
- a CDS encoding short chain dehydrogenase → MKTIILIGARGKMGQAALMGLGNHNVITAGRSGDVDHIVDITDPQSIEALYKKVGHFDAVVNTVGLCEYNTFADMTEEQWMTTVMSKMMGQINLVRIGQNYIADGGSFTLISGILNVKPIPFAIADATTSGAIDTFVKCVAYEMPRNTRINVINPTVLAEAWDVYGEMMPGFEPVPSKLVGKAFERSVDCFITGEVIFVDA, encoded by the coding sequence ATGAAAACAATCATTCTAATTGGCGCACGTGGCAAGATGGGTCAAGCAGCATTAATGGGCTTAGGGAATCATAACGTTATCACTGCGGGTCGCTCTGGCGATGTAGACCATATTGTTGACATCACTGACCCACAATCAATTGAGGCGCTTTACAAGAAAGTGGGACACTTTGATGCTGTTGTGAACACCGTCGGCCTTTGCGAATACAATACCTTTGCAGATATGACTGAAGAACAGTGGATGACTACGGTAATGAGCAAAATGATGGGACAAATTAACCTTGTTCGTATCGGCCAAAATTACATCGCTGACGGTGGTTCATTTACGCTGATTAGTGGCATATTGAACGTTAAACCAATCCCTTTCGCTATTGCAGACGCAACCACCAGCGGCGCAATTGATACATTCGTAAAGTGTGTCGCTTATGAAATGCCAAGAAACACACGTATCAATGTAATCAACCCAACGGTTCTTGCTGAAGCATGGGATGTTTACGGTGAAATGATGCCAGGCTTTGAACCCGTCCCAAGTAAACTCGTGGGTAAAGCATTTGAGCGTTCTGTCGATTGCTTCATTACCGGTGAAGTGATTTTTGTAGATGCTTAG
- a CDS encoding LysR family transcriptional regulator, with translation MSKLDRLDIKQLRVFQALIREENASKAANQLGLTQQAVSEHLKKLREVFDDRLFVRKTNGFVPTTFAQELSVGVDRLLIDFNLLLSRTNFVPEKAKGTFVIAATDYAQQIILPSLISKLRAQAPELKLIVRDFEIDNLHELMESGKVNLAIAFPDYIPSSYKVITLFEEHHVCVASPHSSIAQITPSLEEVATYPTIIASPSRPNFKGSIDEWFGQFGLKRNVVVSAPCFSIVPMYLNTTDSIAFLPSRAIEGLNLVTIPMEQSPESFDVIAAWHPRYNDDPLQKWVTSLLEVD, from the coding sequence GTGAGCAAACTAGACCGATTAGACATAAAGCAACTTAGAGTTTTCCAAGCTTTAATCCGTGAAGAGAACGCGTCTAAAGCTGCGAATCAATTGGGGCTGACCCAGCAAGCGGTTAGTGAGCATTTGAAGAAGCTGCGAGAAGTGTTCGACGATAGGCTGTTTGTGAGAAAAACCAACGGCTTTGTTCCGACCACTTTCGCACAAGAGTTATCTGTTGGTGTTGATCGTTTACTGATCGATTTCAATTTGTTGTTATCTAGAACAAATTTCGTACCAGAGAAAGCTAAAGGGACGTTTGTGATTGCGGCGACGGATTATGCCCAGCAGATCATCTTACCAAGCTTAATTTCAAAGCTAAGGGCACAAGCACCAGAGTTAAAGCTGATTGTGCGTGACTTCGAAATCGACAACCTGCACGAGCTAATGGAAAGCGGCAAGGTTAACTTAGCGATCGCGTTTCCGGACTACATTCCAAGCAGCTACAAAGTAATCACGCTGTTTGAAGAGCACCATGTGTGTGTTGCATCACCTCATTCTTCAATAGCACAGATCACGCCTTCATTAGAGGAGGTGGCGACCTATCCAACCATTATTGCTTCACCATCGCGTCCAAACTTCAAAGGGTCGATTGATGAATGGTTCGGTCAGTTTGGGTTAAAGCGTAACGTGGTGGTATCTGCACCGTGTTTCTCTATCGTACCTATGTATTTAAACACCACAGACTCTATTGCTTTCTTACCATCAAGGGCAATCGAAGGGCTGAACTTGGTGACTATTCCAATGGAACAATCACCCGAGAGTTTTGATGTGATAGCCGCATGGCACCCAAGGTATAACGATGATCCGCTACAAAAATGGGTGACGTCTTTGTTAGAAGTCGATTAA